Proteins co-encoded in one Arachis hypogaea cultivar Tifrunner chromosome 13, arahy.Tifrunner.gnm2.J5K5, whole genome shotgun sequence genomic window:
- the LOC112736541 gene encoding probable non-intrinsic ABC protein 5 isoform X3: protein MRIYHFVCWLRKEQPMRQGLEILYGKEYCQCPSWLGYKWNTDSAGEKGVNLSGGQKQRIQLGRALYQNVNIYLLDDPFSAVDAHIATNLFNEYIM, encoded by the exons ATGAGGATTTATCATTTTGTATGTTGGTTGAGGAAAGAGCAGCCAATGAGGCAAG GTCTTGAAATTCTTTATGGAAAGGAATATTGTCAATGCCCTTCATGGTTAGGTTACAAGTGGAACACTGATTCTGCAG GGGAGAAAGGGGTTAACCTGAGTGGAGGCCAGAAGCAACGGATTCAGCTCGGTCGTGCTCTTTACCAGAATGTTAATATATACCTCTTAGATGATCCATTCAGTGCAGTTGATGCACATATTGCCACAAATCTTTTTAAT GAATACATCATGTAA
- the LOC112736541 gene encoding uncharacterized protein isoform X1 — protein sequence MLVNGDAQLYCKPHFKKMSWFRQKTVNLPLFGEASIVSLVVLLFFVAFAIFWAATTAIIFMDWPRYSLFIISSVVSTITLCCYKDNNTAMATSVSTIGAVKGTLINGRCISR from the exons ATGTTGGTAAATG GGGATGCACAGTTGTATTGTAAGCCTCACTTTAAG AAAATGTCTTGGTTCCGTCAGAAGACAGTGAATTTACCTCTGTTCGGGGAGGCCTCTATTGTCTCACTTGTAGTGTTACTATTTTTTGTGGCCTTTGCGATTTTTTGGGCTGCTACTACTGCAATCATATTCATGGATTGGCCAAGATATTCTT TGTTCATTATTTCCTCTGTAGTAAGTACAATTACTCTATGCTGCTACAAGGACAATAACACAGCCATGGCAACTTCAGTTTCAACCATAGGAGCTGTCAAAGGAACTCTAATCAA TGGCCGGTGTATATCTCGCTGA
- the LOC112736541 gene encoding uncharacterized protein isoform X2 — translation MLVNGDAQLYCKPHFKKMSWFRQKTVNLPLFGEASIVSLVVLLFFVAFAIFWAATTAIIFMDWPRYSLSTITLCCYKDNNTAMATSVSTIGAVKGTLINGRCISR, via the exons ATGTTGGTAAATG GGGATGCACAGTTGTATTGTAAGCCTCACTTTAAG AAAATGTCTTGGTTCCGTCAGAAGACAGTGAATTTACCTCTGTTCGGGGAGGCCTCTATTGTCTCACTTGTAGTGTTACTATTTTTTGTGGCCTTTGCGATTTTTTGGGCTGCTACTACTGCAATCATATTCATGGATTGGCCAAGATATTCTT TAAGTACAATTACTCTATGCTGCTACAAGGACAATAACACAGCCATGGCAACTTCAGTTTCAACCATAGGAGCTGTCAAAGGAACTCTAATCAA TGGCCGGTGTATATCTCGCTGA